The proteins below come from a single Scatophagus argus isolate fScaArg1 chromosome 15, fScaArg1.pri, whole genome shotgun sequence genomic window:
- the adi1 gene encoding 1,2-dihydroxy-3-keto-5-methylthiopentene dioxygenase translates to MGVEAWYMDCSDEDQREPHRLDPNQPVSLDELKQLGVFHWKLNADIYESDPELEQIRKDQGYSYMDIITVRRDTLPNYEEQLKKFFQEHLHLDDEIRYILDGRAYFDIRDKEDRWIRIAMSKGDLITLPAGIYHRFTLDETNYTKAMRLFVGEPVWKAYNRPADDFDIRKKYMASLQGS, encoded by the exons ATGGGTGTAGAAGCCTGGTACATGGACTGCTCTGATGAAGACCAGAGAGAACCGCACCGACTGGACCCGAATCAGCCCGTTTCCCTGGACGAGTTGAAACAGCTTGGGGTCTTTCACTGGAAG CTGAATGCTGATATCTATGAATCAGACCCAGAGCTGGAGCAGATCCGTAAAGACCAAGGCTACTCCTACATGGACATTATCACTGTTCGCAGGGACACCTTACCTAACTATGAGGAACAG CTAAAGAAGTTCTTTCAGGAGCACCTGCACTTGGATGACGAGATCCGCTACATCCTGGATGGCCGGGCCTACTTTGACATCAGGGACAAGGAGGACCGATGGATCCGTATCGCCATGAGCAAGGGGGACCTGATCACCCTGCCGGCCGGCATCTACCATCGCTTTACCCTGGACGAGACC AACTACACCAAAGCCATGAGGCTGTTTGTGGGGGAGCCGGTGTGGAAAGCTTACAACCGTCCCGCTGATGACTTTGACATCCGCAAGAAGTACATGGCTTCTCTGCAGGGGTCctga